In Rhipicephalus microplus isolate Deutch F79 chromosome 9, USDA_Rmic, whole genome shotgun sequence, one genomic interval encodes:
- the LOC142772060 gene encoding uncharacterized protein LOC142772060, with the protein MSSVDRVLTLFGYKLDRKLGDFKARLREDRGPENTGANPWNPATMVLDSLRRRKCGFGRLAPKRGSSSGIRRQRSGC; encoded by the coding sequence ATGTCTTCAGTGGACCGGGTGCTGACGCTGTTCGGCTACAAGCTGGACCGCAAGCTGGGCGACTTCAAGGCGCGCCTGCGCGAGGACCGCGGTCCGGAGAACACGGGCGCCAACCCCTGGAACCCGGCGACCATGGTCCTGGACTCGCTGCGGCGTCGCAAGTGCGGCTTCGGCCGGCTCGCCCCGAAGCGCGGCAGCTCGTCAGGCATCCGGAGACAGCGCTCCGGCTGCTAA